Genomic segment of Triticum aestivum cultivar Chinese Spring chromosome 6A, IWGSC CS RefSeq v2.1, whole genome shotgun sequence:
atcacacacacacacacatagaaaaGCTGCCGTTTTGAGGCCGCGGAGCACTGCATAAAAGTGATGAAAAGAGTGGAGCTAGACTGCTAGAGGCCTCCGGCTAAGCGAGGTGGCTATCCATGTCCATGCATGGCCGCGGCAGAGATTCCTTGAGTTCTCCTCCTGTGGTGGAATGAAGGAGCCGAGCTATGTACGCTTGCGAGCTACTAGTGATGGAGAAAAGCACGACTTGGATCGATGCGATGAAGTTCGTATACTTTACACTCATGATCCCTATGAGTTCACTGTGGTTTTGGCGCCCCTCGGCCAGCGCGCACACGCCATGACACTAGCCATCTTTTGGAAAGAAGAACGCGCGCGCGCGCAGCCTAGCACAGACACGCAGACCTGACAAAAGCGAGGTCAAAATGAGAGCTCTCCCCAAAAGCGATCTGCATATCCTCGACTCTCAACTCATCGGCGATTTAAACTACTCCTATACTAAGTACTACTGGATGCTTGCTGAAATGCATGTATGTATCTAATTATTTCGAAGCAAAACGCCgtgatgatgagctaagcatgtTCTTCTGTGCCTGCCTGGTGCATGAAATGCTCTTTTCCTCGCCACCTACTTAATCATGGACATGTCGTAGACAAGATAACCTATGGTTACATATAGAGTAGGAGTATTATTTTCCTGTCAATCTCCTTTGACAAGTTAACCTTCTGCCCTTGAGGTGCACTAGCCAGCTAGCCAGCGTGGAAAAGTCATGCACGTACAGTACTACGACTACACAACTTGGCACCCACACAGTAGGGTgtttgaactttgaaattattGCCTGCAATTAGTTTGCCTTTTGCGTCGATGCATCAGTGAGCCTGCAGTGgcatctcttctctctctctcttccagaCACACGGAGATGGACATTAGCACATTTGTGTCATCTGTCACGTCCACCTCTTGATCACGACGTGTGTCAGCGCGTGTCCGTCCGTGTCTGCGTGTGCGTGTGAGAGAAAGTGTGATCGTAACATGGCTAACAGCAGAACAACAGAGTCGACATGCCAATTAGGCTGTTCATCACAAGTTGGTGTGCGTACGTTGGCGTTCAAGCCTGATCGATCGATCGATGAGAGCGAGCGACGTCCAAGCAGGACACGAGCACATGTGTTAGGGGCCGGCCGGGCTgcatgctactactactactacactatCACCACCGGCCGGGCAGTGCCACTCAATGCACCCAATCAACTCAACATGTGACGGCTCCGATATTGCGCAGAGAACAACCGACAGGGCCAGCACGGTATTGGCTTCATCCCTCACCCATCTTTCTTCCTCCTGAACCCGGCAGCAGCTGGACTGTGCTGACACGACCGCATGCACTCTGTACAGCTCAGCAGGCCACCCGTCACTGACACATGGGGCCAACATTCCAATGTAGCCAACTCACGTGAAGATCCACTTGTCAGGGCCCAAACGGAACCATGAACTCCTTTTTATTTTTGCAAAACCCGTTACGAGCTAAATATAAGCGCGACATGTCCATATGGGTCTACAGCTAATCATGTCTGACAGGACATCACTGACGTGTGAGCCCGAAACGTTAACGCGAGCCGCTTACGCATAACCCCACCCTTCAGTAAATCAGAAAGGCTTTACCGATGTCCAAAAGCAACCCTAAGGTACAAATAAGCACGACAGGGTCATATGCGTCTCCAGCTCATCCGTCAGTGACCAGGCACGGGAACAACCATTACATATTGCAAGCAGGCACATTTTGCCCGTTGGGTCGTCCCAACGGGCAAACAATCGAACGTCTATTCATACATTCGACTGACGCTTTTGGAGAATCATAAGATCATCATAAACCACCTTGAACTGTCaccgaagaaaagaaaaagaaacccccaCCTTGAGCAAAGAAATAGGTGTAAAAACCCATCGTTTGTGCATCCAACCcaatcatatatgtattttttttactatgatcatatatgtatttttagaacgaaggctcgcgaagagcccgactttgaattaacaaagccatcaaccggccaggattaccaATCCGATATCACCAGAAAAACCACCCACGTCAAAATATCTGGAAAAACCCACGGTTGTAATTAAATTTCACTCCTGGTCACAGAAAAGCCCACGGGCAGTCGgtcaaaagaagaaaaaaaaccacCAGTCAGAAGGGCGAGCAGGAGCACGAGCGCGAGTAGCCATGCATCGGGCGATAGCGCCAACGGCCAACCAGCTGCATAGCGTAGGCTGTCCGCCCCAGTTGCAGCAAGCGGCCAGGGGGAGCGCGAACCATGGATATGGAACGGGCAggcgcaggggcaggggcaggcCACGTGCCATTAAAACCAGCACGTACGCAGAAACATCGACCGAGAAGGGCAACCCTGGAGCGCAGGACCAGATCACATTCACCACACCCCTCCTCTCCACACGCGCGCACCCTGCCCGCTGCCCCCTGCCCTTCCTTTATATGGATGGACGGACCGAGATTGGCGGAGGAGCGGGGCTGCGTTTTGTGTCGATCGCCTCGAGAGATCGCGCTGTAGCCGCAGCTGCGTTCCGCTGTATGCATGGGCGTGGCACGGTTGGTGGTGCGACCGCGCGCGTGTGGGGAATCATTGACGGGCGGGCGGCGATCGATAAATAAATACGGCCGGGTCGGTTGGTCCGGTCTGGTCGCCTGGCCGGCGGTGGACTCGAGTCCGCGCCAGCGCGAGGCCGGTCGTCGCTTGCCAACCGCGCGCTGGCGACCCACCCCTGTTGGGCGGGTCCGGCTCTCCTGCTGTGTTCCCTGCACCCAGTATTGTGCAGGGCCAATCAATGGGCGACACATGTCCAGATAGGCCCCACATCTtaaaaacacattttcttttttcaATTACTCAATCCCCTTATCTTTCTCTCCTAACCTACTCTCGGAGCAGCCATTAGAGCTTCGCTAGAGGATTCTTGTGAGCTCTGAGCTGCACAAGCTTATAGCGTCCACCACGTACGTGTGCCATGGCCGGCACCAAGGCAGCAGGTGCTATATCATCCATGTCGTCCGCGCCCGCATGCTGGTGATTTACGTGGACGAGCGCGAGCCCATGGCCCAAGGCAACGCCAGCTCCATGATCTAGCATTTTGGCAGATTCCGAAGTCATTGACGAAGTTCGGGAAGTGGAATGCGGCCGCCATGTTTTAGCTACCTGGCCCGGCTTTGTGCGCGTACACCTGGGGCGAGGTCAGCGACTGCCGGCGCAGGTGTTCGGGGAGAGGATCTCAGAGGGAAGCAAACCACCACACCAGCGGCGGCCATGGGGATGCGCGGGCGCATACGGTGTACCTAGGCGTCGCCGCGCTGGGGCAACCAGTTTGCTTACGTCCACAAGAATCACCGGCGAGGGTGAAGTCGGCCGCCTAGCTGCCGGTCATGGCCACGGCCCCACGTGATGGACACTATGAACCGATTGCGCTCAGAGGAATCATCTCTCGGAGCTCTCTAATGGATGCGATCAAAGAGAACATCGGAAGGGAAGATAAGGGAATTTGAGTAATTGAAAAAAGAAAATACGTTTTTGAGATGTGGGGCCTGCCTGGACATGTGTCGCCCATTGGTTGGCCCTGCACAATACTGGATGCAGGGAACCCAGCAGGAGAGCCGGACCCCTGTTGGgctgtgttctctctctctctctctctctctctctctctcgcctggCCCTGGCTGTGGCCTGTGGGTGGTCCTTGCCGTCGATCAATCGGTTGCTAGCTTGGCCAACCTGCAGATTGCTTGCCCATCGCATGACAAAAACCTACGCCCGTAGCTGGCCACCCTCGTCGTCTCCATCTCATGCTACTAGtgcctctttttctttcttttttcttcttttctaccTAGTCCTACTGGCAGATCACGGCTGATGACGACGTACACCAATTGTCCCAAAATGTACTGCCCAGCTGTGTAGCTCTTCCTCCATCCGGATTATCCCCACCCCtcatattttgtgtcaaattttgatcatagattCGACTCGACTAGCAAATATAAGTACAAACTCTCTTTGGAAAGAAATATAAGATTGTTTAGATCACTATATAACGATTGTATATTTCTTTTCAGAGGAAGTACATTATAAAAACcgtattgttggattcgtattcaAAATAAGTTTTCGAGCATTCAAATGACACTAATTTTGTGGTCAAATGTTATATTTTTCTAGTTAAAACTAAGGTCAAAGCTCGACAAAAATATTGGGGGGACAGACAAATAAAGCCGGACGGAGAAAGTGCCCGCCAAAGAATTTTATTTGCGGTGGATCAGGCATGATCATAAGTTGGATACCATGGGAGAAAGAAAAAGGACGTTGGCGGATCAATaaccctagctagctagctggttGATCAAGAAAGAACAAATCGATTATAAGGAGCACAAGCAGCATGCAAAATGGAATAAATGGCCCTGCATGGTGTAAAATAACTTGAAAGCTAGGACTAACAAAGCTTGGTGGCAAACAACAAAAATGAACCATCGATCGATCACGGCAGGTGACGAATGCCATGCCTGATGAAAATCTCTTCCGCTCGCATTTGATCAAACCCTAATGCtaaaagaacaaaaataaacaatctctcttgctgctgctgctgctgctgtgtttCCGTCCTCTTCTCCAATGGCACACCTCGCTCTTCCACTCACAAGCACAAACGTACGTGCGCTAAGTATGACGATGATGATCTAAATGCCATGGGATCGCAGCCGAGTGTAATCCTTGCGAGTTGTCTAATGTCTAGGAGTGGAGGAAGGAAACcacaaaaggaaaaagaaatcaaAGACAAAGAACAGATCAAAGCCACACCAGAGACCAATGCATGCGATGCGATGCGATCCTCGGAGGCCCGCCCGGCCTACGACTCGCTGGTGCTCATGCTCTcatgccgctcgccgccgccgccaccacctccgtgTTGCTGCTGGCTAGACgatcctcctccaccgccgcctccttgGCCCGCCGCTGCTTCCGCCGCCTGTGTCCGGTACGCGTTCAGCGCGGCGAGGATCCCCATCTGCCCCTCACTCCCGCCTGCGccaccgccgctgcctcccactgGGCCGAGCCCCAGCTGCTGGCCGGGTAGCAGCGCCATCGGTGTAGGGAAGTTCATGAAATGTAGCCCGCTTGGCACGCTCCCACGATACACGGCAGCCGCGGCGCCGGCGCTGCCCACCTGCGGGAAAGTCCAGATCGACTCACCActtcctcctccaccgccgccgttgccgccgccggaAGGCGCCCCGCTGCCCTGCGAGTAGTTGCTTGGCACCATCCAGACGGTGCCCGGCATTTGGCTCTGCGTGTACCCCGCCATCTGCTGCTggtactgttgctgctgctgctgctgctgatgttgttgttgctgctgctgctgcatttcTTGCTCCCATCGCCGCTTCCTCGAAAGGTCGGCGgctgcggcagcggcagcggctgaCGGCGATGGCTGCACGTCAAGACCGACGCTACCCGAGTGGAAGTTGAGCAAcagcggcgacggcgtcgacgaaGACGAGGCGGGGCCTTCGGGCGGGTACCCGAGTCCGACAACCCGGTCCCACGCGTCGGCACGGGAGCCGAACCTTACGCCGGGGCTCGGCAAGGCCCCGCGGAGGTGGGCCGGGATGGAGAGCGAGGAGCCAGATGAGCGGAGGGAGATGT
This window contains:
- the LOC123128376 gene encoding transcription factor TCP14; its protein translation is MDIAGDAGGGRRPNFPLQLLEKKEEQPCSSSAAGGTSGGGGNGAAAGGAAGGEMQVRKAVPKRTSTKDRHTKVEGRGRRIRMPALCAARVFQLTRELGHKTDGETIEWLLQQAEPAVIAATGTGTIPANFTSLNISLRSSGSSLSIPAHLRGALPSPGVRFGSRADAWDRVVGLGYPPEGPASSSSTPSPLLLNFHSGSVGLDVQPSPSAAAAAAAADLSRKRRWEQEMQQQQQQQHQQQQQQQQYQQQMAGYTQSQMPGTVWMVPSNYSQGSGAPSGGGNGGGGGGSGESIWTFPQVGSAGAAAAVYRGSVPSGLHFMNFPTPMALLPGQQLGLGPVGGSGGGAGGSEGQMGILAALNAYRTQAAEAAAGQGGGGGGGSSSQQQHGGGGGGGERHESMSTSES